CTGTCAGCACCTCTGACATACCGTTGGCGATAATAGTCCCGGCTACTGCAGCGCCGGCATTTGAAAAATGGAACATATCATAAAAATACTCAGACGATTTTTCCATGGTACCGGCTAAATCAATCAGGGGAATGTCATAGGCATCAGCAACTTCACGGGTTACGTCGTTGTACAACTCGAGCACACGCCACAGCTGATACCCGCTTCCTCCCCTGTACAAGAGTTTTGCCAAATCAACCCCGGTTACCGGGTCAGTGCCTGCTCCGGCCAATATGGCCTGCGTAATCAAAACCGGCGTAATGCCTGACTCAAGGGACATTTCCACAAAGCGGCTGAGGCGCGTCCGGTATGCATCGGTAAAGTAATGAGCATGCCAGGCAACTGCCCGGTCAGCTTCCTCCCTGTCAATGGCATCCAGTACGGGCTGTTGCTTGAGATCTAAAAACTGATGCCTGATCCCGGCATCGCCCGCAAGATACATCCGATACAGATGCAGTAGTGTCGCGACCGTTTCGCTGTAGTAAGAAGCTGATCTGATGAAGTCAGCGGGCGATGAAAACCGAAGTCCGGATCGGATACGGCGCTCATGGCTGTCACTTCTGCCAATATCGTTCAGACCCGCTTTCACGAGAATAAAATCAGGCTGCAGGGACAGCAGGTAGTCTTCAAGGAGAACGAGGTGCCCGATGGTTGAGTGACCGTCCATTGCAGCATTGTTGACCCAGACTTCATGCCCCGCGGCTTCAAGAGAAGAAGCCATAACGGCGGGCCAGTCCCTGCCATCAGAGAGGTAGAAGCCCTCCGTAGTGCTTCCCCCCACGGTGATGATACGCGGCACATCCTGCGGAAGCGCATCGGGTTCAGGGCCTCTGAAGCCTAAGCTGTTTTTGGTATGCCTGATCTGCGTATCGAGGCCGGGTACTTCTGCCTGCCGGAACTCATAAACCGCATGATAAGGCAGCAGAATACGGTCGCCCCTCACCCGGATTTCAACGGGACTCCATACCCGCAGCAACACCTCTGCCAGCAGTAAGGCTGCAAAAAGTCCCAGGAAAAATGCTGCAAGATTCTTCAGCATGACAGTATCCGGATTAATTTAATTGGCAAGTGCTGATCGGGGGAAATTTATGAGGCCCATGAAGTGCGCATTCCTGCTGTCAGCTTGCATGCAGGAAGAACATTTCAGGGGCTTTTATAGGGTGAGGCGTGCGTAATTCAAAACACGACCCGCTAATCAGTTTCGCAAATGGCGCGCAAAAAAGCCTAACATCGTTTTATAGAGTTCGATGCGGTTCTCTTCGTGCTGAAAGCCGTGCCCTTCGTTGTACTTCACCATATAAGGCACGTGGAAACTGCGTGCACGCAGGTTGGCGACCATCTGATCGGACTCGTTGATGTTCACCCGCGGATCATTCGCGCCCTGTACCACATACACCGGACGCGTAATTTTCTCTGTGTTCAGGGCCGGGGAAACCTGTTTCATAATTTCCTGATCGGTTTCATCTTCAAAATCGTACCACTGTGCGCGGAGCTGACCCATGAAGGGTTTCCAGTACGGCGGGAAGGATTCGTAGAAGGTGAAGAGGTTGGATACGCCCACGTAATCTACGGCGCAGCAGTACAGCTCCGGGGTTTTGACGAGGGAGCCGAGTGCGGCGAGTCCGCCGTAACTGCCGCCGTAAATCGCAACACGCTGCGGGTCGATGCTAAAGTTTTCGAGGGCGAAAGCAACGCCATCTTCCAGGTCATCGAGCATGCGGCGACCAATTTGCTTGCTGCCGGCGAGGTAGAACTTCTTGCCGTATCCGCCGGAGCCGCGGTAGTTGATTTGCAGGGTCGCATAGCCGCGGCTTGCAAAAAGCTGCGCCTCGGGGTTGAAGCCCCACTCGTCCCGCGGACCATACGGGCCGCCGTGCGGATTCACGATCAGCGGCACTTTTCCTTCGGAAGCTTCGGCGGGCAGGGTGAGGTAGCCGTGCAGGGTGAGTCCGTCGCGGCTTTTAAACTGCACCGGACGCATCTCCGCCATGTCAGCCGGATTGAGGTGCGGCATCATCTCCGCGATTTTTTCGAAGCTGTCGGAGGCGGTGTCGTACAGGTAGTAGGCGCCGTAGTTGCGGTCGCTGCCGGCATACAGCAGGTAGCGGGATTCATCATCCGTGCGCCCGGCAACGCTGAATTCCATCCCCTGAAAATACGCGGTAAAAATGCTGTGAAGGCGCGTGAAGGTCTCACTCACGGGGATGATGATGTCTTTTTCACCGGTATAATAATAGAAGTCGATCTCGAAGCCGCGCTTGCGGGACGTTGTGAGGCCACCGGCATCGTAGGTTTCGTGCCGGAACAGGGTCTCGGTTTTGGTGCGGGTCGCAAGGTCGTAGCGGATGAGCTCTTCGGTGTCACTTTCGAGATTGGAGCTTACGTAGGCGAGGTGCGGGTTATCGGAGGTATAGTCGAATCCCAGTAGTCCGAAGCTGTCCTGCCAGCCGGTGCGCACGACTTCTTCAAAAGGCGCGTCTTCATCTTTACGATAAAGCAGCACGTATTCAACCCCGTTTTCCTGACGGGTGAGCGCCCGCAGCCGGCCGTCTTTGTCGAACTGATAGCCCATCACCGGCGACATCGGGTTGTCGTTGGTGTACAGCTTTTCGAGGGCGCCGGTGTTGACATTGATCTTGTAGGGCTCGAACAGCTGCGGGTTTTCCTTGTTCATCTGTATGATGATGTGTTCCGGATCTTCCTTGAGCTGATTGAGCAGCATTACCTTCACCCCGTCGAAAGGGGTGAGCGCCTGAAAGCCGGTGCCGTCCACATTGATGCCGTAGAGCTGATGGTTTTCGTCCCCGCTTTTGTCCTGCACGTAGAGGAGGCGGTCGTCGGTGACCCACAGGTAGCCGTCAATCAGCTCGTCGCCTTCATCGAGCACTTTCCGGACTTCACCGGTTTCGAAGTGCCGGACGAAGATTGGGCGGCGACCGTGTTCGTCGCGCTCGCGGTAGGCGATCCAGGTGCCGCCGGGGGAGAGTTTAAAGGCCGAGAGGGCGGGCTTTCGGAAGTAGTCTTCTACAGAGTAGCGGTAGGTGCCGGTGTCGAGGGCGGCGAGGGACTGAAGTTCTTCTTGTGAGGAGGGCAGTTCCGGGTTACCGGGCAGCGTTGGGTTTTCTGTTTCCATGAGAATAGTATGGTATGGTACTAAAGGTCAGGTTGGGATGCCGGATCGGAGCGCCTGTTTGCTGTGCCCGCCGGCGTGATGGGTCCAAAATAAGGCACACCCGCAAGCTTTGAAATAAAATTGGTTTTGATTTCATTTCCCCTTATTTTTGCAATCTGTATAAAAACAGGAAGCTTTGCAGCGCACAGGTATATCAGATTCGTTGTGCTGCTGCAAAGCTTCCTTTTTAACCAAGTATATCTCCATCCCAAAAAAGAAATCCCATGTCACGCAGAGACGATATTACAGGGTCTAAAGCCATGAACGGCTACCGTTCATCGAAGGCGAACAATAAGACCAAGCGTCTTTTCCATCTTAACCTTCAGAAAAGAAAGTTCTACATTCCGGAAGAAGACCGCTGGGTAACGCTGAAGGTTAGCTCCAAAACCCTTCGCACCATCAACAAGAATGGAATTTACGCCGTGCTGAAGAAGAACGGATTACTTAACAAAATCTAATTCGATAAAGGAGCTGCATTATGGCAAAAGCAAAAGGCAACCGTATTCAGGTTATTCTGGAATGCACCGAAAAGCCCGGTACTTCCCGCTATGTTACCACTAAAAACCGCAGAACGACCACCGGTCGTATGGAACTGAAGAAGTACAATCCTGTTCTGCGCAAGCACACTGTGCACAAAGAAATCAAATAAGTAATTCATTTTTAACCCGAAAGGTTATTTACAATGGCTAAGAAGCAATCATTCGGTGAAAAAGTGCTTGCCGCTAAAATGGCACAGCGCAAAATGGCGAAAGTCATCATCGCACATAAATCCCAACAGGGCTCCGCGAAATTTAAGGAAGCAATCGTTGATGCAGATAAAATCAATGATTTCATTTCTGCCAACCGCGCCTGATCTCTACCTGTTTTTTTGCAGTTACTGCCGCCCCCGCATTTTTTGTGACGTGTTGTAGTTGTAGTTGTAGTGAGTAAAAAGGTTGTATTCCTTCCGGAGTGCAACCTTTTTTATTTTTACTGCACACGGTTTGGCAATTTGCTGAAACCTGCCGGATGAAAAGATCCGGAGCACGCCCGGGTTGGTCGCCGAACGTATAGAGCGGTAAAGCCCGAATAAAAAAAGCAAGGGCTTTATCTTAGGTTTGGGGGCTCGGGAGCTGACACCCCAACTCCTGATGTTCACGGAGTTTTCCCAAAAAAAACACAAGACAGAAATGGCGGGATTGCCGGTCTCAGGCTTACCCTGAGGTAGCACTTCCCTGTCGAAAATATTGCAGCGGTCGCTGCTGAATTGCAGGCCGTTGTTTGCTGTTACGCCTGCTGTTTTAAGCGGGTGGTCTTCACCTGATATCTTGCCGGAAATCACTAAAAATTATGTCTGATAACACTATTGCACCTGCCAAAACTGAAACCCTGAAAAACCTGCTGCGCACGCGCGTGCTGGTGCTCGACGGCGCGATGGGAACCATGATTCAGAAGCACAATCTCGAGGAAGAAGATTTTCGCGGGACCCGTTTTCAGGACTGGCCGGTGAACCTGAAAGGCAATAACGACCTGTTGAGCATTACCCGGCCGGATATCATCAGGGGGATTCATGAGGCTTTTCTGGAAGCCGGTGCGGATATCATTGAGACCAATACTTTTAGCTCGAACCGCATTTCGCTGGCGGATTATCAACAGGAGGCCTTCACGCATGAGCTGAACGTGGCCTCAGCCCGTCTTGCCCGTGAAGCTGCCGATGCCTTTACCGCGCAAAATCCCGATAAGCCGCGTTTTGTGGCCGGTGCGATGGGGCCGACCAACCGCACGCTCTCGATGTCACCGGATGTAAACGACCCCGGCTACCGCGCCGTGACCTTTGAGGAACTCAGCGCGGCCTATTATGAGCAAATCGAGGGTTTGGTGGAAGGCGGCGCTGACATCCTGCTGGTTGAGACCATTTTCGATACGCTCAACGCCAAAGCTGCGCTCTACGCCATTCAGCAACACGCGCAGCATACCGGCATGCAGCTGCCGGTGATGATTTCCGGGACCATTGTTGATCAAAGCGGACGCACGCTTTCCGGGCAGACGACCCGCGCGTTCTGGACGTCTCTTATGCACACGCCCAACCTGATTTCCATCGGCCTGAACTGCGCGCTTGGCTCCAAACAAATGCGTCCGTTTATTCAGGAGCTTTCCAGGGTTTCGCATGTGTGCACGAGCCTGTACCCGAATGCGGGGCTGCCCAACGAGTTCGGGGAGTATGATGAATCTGCCGAGTACTTCGGGAATGCGATTCGCGACTATTTAAATGATGGTTTTCTGAACTTGGTCGGCGGCTGTTGCGGTACGACGCCCGAGCACATTGCTGCTGTGGCGCGACAGGCGGCACAGGCGAAACCCCGCGAACTGCCGCGTCCGACACGCCTGCTTTCGCTTTCGGGACTCGAGCCGCTTGTCATCACGCCTGAGACCAATTTTGTGAACATAGGCGAGCGCACCAACGTGACCGGCTCACCCCGTTTTGCGCGTCTCATCAAAGAGGACAATCTCGACGAAGCCCTATCCGTGGCGCGTCAGCAAGTGGAGAACGGTGCGCAGATTATTGACATCAATATGGATGAGGGCATGCTCGATTCCGAGGCCCTCATGCGGCGCTTCCTGAACCTGCTCGCCGCCGAGCCGGATATTTCCCGCGTGCCGGTGATGATTGATTCCTCGAAGTGGAGCGTGCTGAAGGCCGGACTCGAAAGCACGCAGGGCAAGTGCGTGGTCAACTCCATCAGCCTGAAAGAAGGCGAGGAAGCCTTCAAAGCACAGGCCCGCGAAATCATGAAATACGGTGCGGCGGTGGTTGTGATGGCCTTCGATGAGCAGGGTCAGGCCGATGTGTACGAGCGCAAAATTGAAGTCTGCGCCCGCGCCTACCGCATTTTGGTGGATGAAGTCGGCTTTCCGCCGCAGGATATCATTTTCGACCCCAACGTGCTGACCGTTGCTACCGGCATTGAAGAGCACAACTCCTATGCCCTCGATTTTATCCGGGCGACAAAGTGGATCAAAGAAAACCTGCCGCATGCGAAAGTGAGCGGCGGCATCAGCAACATTTCGTTTTCCTTCCGCGGCAACAATCCCGTGCGCGAAGCCATGCACTCGGCTTTCCTGTTTCACGCAATCCGTGCGGGTCTCGATATGGGCATCGTGAACGCGGGCATGCTCGAAGTGTACGACGACATCCCGCAGGACCTGCTCACGCATGTGGAGGACGTGCTCCTGAACCGTCATCCGGACGCGACCGAGCGGCTCGTGACTTTCGCCGAGAATTTTGTGTCCAACGGCAAACAGAAGGAGGTCAAAACCCTGGAATGGCGCGAGAAAAGCGTGGAAGAGCGCCTGCAGTACGCCCTGCTCAAAGGCATCGTGGATTTTGTGGAAGACGACACCGAGGAAGCACGCCTTAAATACCCGGAGCCGCTTCAGGTGATTGAAGGTCCGCTGATGGACGGCATGAACGTGGTCGGCGATCTTTTTGGCGAAGGCAAGATGTTTCTCCCGCAGGTCGTGAAAAGCGCCCGCGTGATGAAGAAATCGGTAGCCGTACTTATTCCGTACATCGAAGAGGCGCAGCGTCAGGCGCAGACTTCAACGGCCAAAGCCAAGGTGCTGCTTGCAACGGTGAAAGGTGATGTGCACGACATCGGCAAAAACATCGTGGGCGTCGTGCTTGCCTGCAATAACTTTGAAGTGATTGATCTCGGGGTGATGGTGCCTGCCGAAAAAATTCTGGAAGAAGCACAGCGGCAACAAGTGGACGTGATCGGCCTGAGCGGACTCATCACGCCTTCGCTCGATGAAATGGTGCACGTGGCCAAAGAGATGGAGCGCCTCGGTATGAAGATTCCGCTGCTGATCGGTGGCGCGACGACTTCCCGCATTCACACCGCTGTGAAAATTGCCCCGCACTACTCCGGCCCGGTCATTCACGTGCTTGACGCCTCCCGAAGCGTACCGGTCGTGGGCAAACTTACCACCGAAAGCATGCGTGAGGGCTTCGCGTCGGAAGTCCGCAGCGAGTACGAAACCCTGGCCGAGGGGCACCGCAACAAGGGCGAGCGCGAAAGCTACCGCAGCTTTGCCGCAGCCGTCGCCAACCGGACCCCCATTAACTGGAAAGCTGAAGATCTGGCCAAACCCAACAAAACCGGGATTCAGGTTTTCGAAGATGTGGACCTTGCCGAACTGCGCCCCTACATTGACTGGACGCCCTTTTTCATCACCTGGCAGCTCGCGGGCAAATACCCCGCAATTCTCGAGGATGAAATTGTAGGCGAACAGGCACGGCTGCTGTTTCAGGACGCCAATGCGCTGCTTGATGAAATCATCCGCGACAAAAGCCTGACCGCGAAAGCGGTAATGGGCATTTTCCCGGCCAACGCGGTGGGCGAGGATGTCGAGATTTACAGCGACGAGAACCGCACTGAAGTCCGGGCCGTATTCCGCATGCTCCGGCAGCAAACCCAGAAGCGCGCGGGTCAGCCCAACCGCTCCCTCGCGGATTTCATCGCACCCAAAGAAACCGGGCTGCCCGACTACTTCGGCGCCTTCGCGGTCACTACCGGCATCGGCATCGAAACCCTGCTCGAACAATGCGCCCGCGAGAACGACGATTACAAATCCATCATGATTAAAGCCGTAGCCGACCGGCTCGCCGAGGCCCTTGCCGAGTACCTGCACGAGCGTGTCCGCCGTGAAATCTGGGGATACGCCCCGGAGGAAAACCTCACCAACGACGAGCTCATCCGCGAGCACTACCGCGGCATACGTCCGGCGCCGGGCTACCCCGCCTGCCCTGATCATACCGAAAAACAGACCCTCTTCGACCTGCTGCTCGTGCCCGAAACCACGGGCATCAGCCTCACCGAATCCTTCGCGATGTACCCCGCGGCCTCAGTCAGCGGCTTCTACCTCGCCCACCCCGAATCGGCCTACTTCCGCGTAGGACGCATACAACGCGATCAGATCGAAGACTACGCCGCCCGCAAAGGCACCTCCCCCGAAAGCTGCGAACGCTGGCTCGCCCCGAATTTGGGCTACGAACCGTAGGCAGGCCAAACCATTAGCGAAAGAGCAGGCGGGAAAAGCCTGCCCCCGGCATTTCAGGCATTTCCCGCATCCGGGCGTATCGTAGGGGCGTACCCTTGTGGTCGCCGCCTCGGAGGTCGGAATACGCACACACCCAAATTCCAACCCGAATGCCTGAAGCGCCCATCCCGGCATTAATGCGCATTTCCGACCAGGTTTATAGTCTGGTTATTAAGGCATCCAGGCCGAATCGCGCATTTTGGTGTATCCCGCATCCGGTGGTATCGTAGGGGCGCACCCTTGTGGTCGCCCATCGGAAGTTGGAATAAGCACACAACCAAATTCCGACCCGAATGCATTAATCCCATCCCCGAATGAACGCGCATTTCCAAACCGAGCGAGATAAAGCTTTGCGCCCTATAGGGTTTTTGGTGTTGTCCGTAAAAATAAGATTATCGTTAAAATATTTTTGCAATATCGAAAAAGCGCTTTAGTAATCTAAAAAAGCGCTTTCATGTAGTCTATGTCTTTGTTTTTGTGGAAGGTGAAGTTAAAGCCACTTGCAGCGGGGCTTATTTTTAATCAAATTAAAAGACCGTGGTAATTACGAAATTTTATTTCAGATTACCCAAAAAAGGACCATTTGAGAGATGATTCGGCAAACTCTGAGCGCAATATGGTCTATATGTCAGCGACACTTTGTAACACTCTTCCACCAATTACGAGCGATGAAATCAACACCTAAAAGCCATGCACCCGGACGCACACCGGACAAACAAGGTCTGTATGATCCGGTGCATGAACACGATGCCTGCGGGATCGGATTTGTAGCCAATATCAGCGGGGAGGCCTCGCACGCCATTGTAAATCAGGCGATCCGGGTTTTGCACAACCTGAACCACCGCGGGGCAACCGGCGCGGAAGGCAACACCGGTGATGGCGCCGGGATTCTGATGCAGATCCCCCATGATTTCATGAAGCGCTCCTGCGAAGGGCTCGGCTTTCGGCTCCCTGAGCCCGGCAATTATGGCGTAGGAATGATTTTTATGCCGGGCGACCGCCGCGACCGTCTGCCGTGCGAGCGCATCATCGAGAAGGTTGTGCGGGAGGAAGGTCTGGAGGTGCTCGGCTGGCGCAAGGTGCGTACCGACAACGCGACCCTGGGCGATACGGCTCTGGCGTCGGAGCCTTCGGTCCGGCAGATTTTCATCGGCAGAGGCAGCGAGCTTGCCACAGAGCTGGATTTTGAGCGGAAGCTGTTTGTCATCCGCCGCCGTGCAGCACTTGCCGTTGCCGCAAGCAGGCAGCAAATCCGCGACAAAGATTTTTTCTACATTAACAGCCTCTCCTGCCGTACCATCGTGTACAAAGGGATGCTTACGCCGCATCAGCTCGACAATTATTATCCCGAGCTGCGCGACCCCAACATGCAGACGAGCATCGCACTGGTGCACTCGCGTTTCAGCACCAACACTTTCCCGAGCTGGAAGCTTGCGCACCCGTACCGCTACATCATCCACAACGGGGAAATCAACACCGTGCGCGGCAACCAAAACTGGATGCACGCCCGCGAGGCTGCGTTTCAGTCGCCGCTGTTTGGCTCTGACCTAAAGAAGGTGCTACCCATTGTGCAGGATGACGGCAGCGACTCCGCCAAGTTCGATCAGTGCCTCGAATTCCTGACCCTGAGCGGGCGCTCGCTTCCCCATGCCATGATGATGATGATTCCCGAGCCCTGGGAAAAGCACGAAACCATGGATGAAGCCCGCCGCGCCTTCTACGAGTATCACAGCTGTATGATGGAGCCCTGGGACGGTCCGGCTTCGGTTGCCTTCACCGACGGGCACATGGTTGGCGCGACCCTCGACCGGAACGGGCTGCGGCCATCGCGCTACTACATCACGCGCAGCAATATGATTGTGCTGGCCTCAGAAGCCGGCGTGCTCGACATCCCCGCGGATGAAGTGCTGACCAAAGGCAGGCTTCAGCCGGGGAAAATGCTGCTCATCGACACCCGTCAGCAGCGGATCATCAGCGATGAGGAAATCAAGAATCAGGTCGTAACACAGCAGCCTTACGGGCAGTGGCTGCGGGACAATCTGGTCGTATTTGAAGACGTCACCCAAAAAGTGACCTATCAGGAGCCGCGCCTCGACCATGAAAAAGTGGTGCATCGTCAGAAAGTGTTCGGCTACACCTACGAGGACCTGCGCATCAACATTGGTCCGATGGCTGAAAACATGCTGCAACCGATTGGCGCGATGGGCAACGACGCCCCGCTTGCGGTGCTATCGAATCAGCCGCAGCTGCTCTACAACTATTTCAAGCAGCTTTTTGCGCAGGTTACTAATCCGCCGATTGATCCCATCCGGGAGGAGCTGATTACCTCCACGGAAACCTATCTCGGTGCGAAGGGCAACATCCTCGATGAGTCACCGGAGCGCTGCCGTCAGATCAAGCTCACTTCGCCCATCCTCACAACCGAGGAAATGGCCGAGCTGCGCAAAACCGACCTGCCCGGCTTCCGGATAGAGGAGCTTCCGATTTTGTTTGAAGCCGGAACCGGCGGTGCCGGGCTGGAAAAAGCCCTCAGCAAGCTCTTCAATGCCGCGGCTGAAGCCATCGGCTCCGGGGCGAACATCCTCATTCTTACCGATCGCGGCTTTACCCAAAAGCTGGCTCCTATCCCGGCCCTTCTGGCGGTCTCGGGCCTGCATCACCATTTAATCCGCAGCGGCAAGCGCACCGATGTGAGCATCGTCCTTGAATCCGGTGAGCCGCGCGAAACGCATCATTTTTGCACCCTGCTCGGGTACGGTCTCGATGCCGTGAATCCGTACATGGCCTACGAGAGCCTGTGCGATCTGCTGCAGCAGGGACTGCTCACGGGCATCGACTACAAGCGCGCGGTGAAAGGCTACAATAAAGCGGTCGTGAAAGGCATCGTGAAGGTGATGGCGAAGATGGGGATTTCCACCATTAAGTCGTATCGGGGCGCACAGATATTTGAAGCGCTGGGGATCAGCACGGAAGTCATTGACAGCTACTTCACCTGGACCGACAGCCGCATCGGCGGCATCACGCTCGATACCATTGCACGGGAAGCCGAACTGCGGCACGAGAAAGCATACCCGAAAATTCAGCAGAACGGCACCGTGCTCGATGAGGGCGGACAGTACAAGTGGCGGCGCAACGGCGAGTACCACATGTACAATCCGAAAACGGTACACACGCTGCAGCTTGCGACGCGCACCGGCGATTACGGCCTCTACAAAGAATACGCCCGTCTGCTTGATGAACAGCACGACCCGCCGCCGGCCCTGCGACATATGCTGGAACTCGATTACGGTCCGCGAACAGTGCCGATCGAGGAAGTCGAATCGGTCGAGTCCATCTGCCGGAGGTTCAAAACCGGAGCCATGTCGTACGGCTCCATCAGTCTGGAAGCGCACGAAGCGCTGGCGATTGCGATGAATCGCATCGGCGGACGCAGCAACACGGGCGAGGGCGGCGAGGATGCGAACCGCTATACCGAAGATGCCAACGGGGATTCGCGCAACAGCGCCATCAAGCAGGTCGCCTCGGGACGCTTCGGCGTAACGAGCGAGTACCTGACGCAGGCCAAAGAAATTCAGATCAAGATGGCGCAGGGTGCCAAGCCTGGCGAGGGCGGCGAGCTGCCGGGACGGAAAGTCTATCCCTGGATTGCCGATGTGCGGCTCTCCACGCCGGGCGTAGGACTCATTTCT
This genomic stretch from Cyclonatronum proteinivorum harbors:
- the rpmG gene encoding 50S ribosomal protein L33; translated protein: MMAKAKGNRIQVILECTEKPGTSRYVTTKNRRTTTGRMELKKYNPVLRKHTVHKEIK
- the metH gene encoding methionine synthase, yielding MSDNTIAPAKTETLKNLLRTRVLVLDGAMGTMIQKHNLEEEDFRGTRFQDWPVNLKGNNDLLSITRPDIIRGIHEAFLEAGADIIETNTFSSNRISLADYQQEAFTHELNVASARLAREAADAFTAQNPDKPRFVAGAMGPTNRTLSMSPDVNDPGYRAVTFEELSAAYYEQIEGLVEGGADILLVETIFDTLNAKAALYAIQQHAQHTGMQLPVMISGTIVDQSGRTLSGQTTRAFWTSLMHTPNLISIGLNCALGSKQMRPFIQELSRVSHVCTSLYPNAGLPNEFGEYDESAEYFGNAIRDYLNDGFLNLVGGCCGTTPEHIAAVARQAAQAKPRELPRPTRLLSLSGLEPLVITPETNFVNIGERTNVTGSPRFARLIKEDNLDEALSVARQQVENGAQIIDINMDEGMLDSEALMRRFLNLLAAEPDISRVPVMIDSSKWSVLKAGLESTQGKCVVNSISLKEGEEAFKAQAREIMKYGAAVVVMAFDEQGQADVYERKIEVCARAYRILVDEVGFPPQDIIFDPNVLTVATGIEEHNSYALDFIRATKWIKENLPHAKVSGGISNISFSFRGNNPVREAMHSAFLFHAIRAGLDMGIVNAGMLEVYDDIPQDLLTHVEDVLLNRHPDATERLVTFAENFVSNGKQKEVKTLEWREKSVEERLQYALLKGIVDFVEDDTEEARLKYPEPLQVIEGPLMDGMNVVGDLFGEGKMFLPQVVKSARVMKKSVAVLIPYIEEAQRQAQTSTAKAKVLLATVKGDVHDIGKNIVGVVLACNNFEVIDLGVMVPAEKILEEAQRQQVDVIGLSGLITPSLDEMVHVAKEMERLGMKIPLLIGGATTSRIHTAVKIAPHYSGPVIHVLDASRSVPVVGKLTTESMREGFASEVRSEYETLAEGHRNKGERESYRSFAAAVANRTPINWKAEDLAKPNKTGIQVFEDVDLAELRPYIDWTPFFITWQLAGKYPAILEDEIVGEQARLLFQDANALLDEIIRDKSLTAKAVMGIFPANAVGEDVEIYSDENRTEVRAVFRMLRQQTQKRAGQPNRSLADFIAPKETGLPDYFGAFAVTTGIGIETLLEQCARENDDYKSIMIKAVADRLAEALAEYLHERVRREIWGYAPEENLTNDELIREHYRGIRPAPGYPACPDHTEKQTLFDLLLVPETTGISLTESFAMYPAASVSGFYLAHPESAYFRVGRIQRDQIEDYAARKGTSPESCERWLAPNLGYEP
- a CDS encoding DUF4295 family protein codes for the protein MAKKQSFGEKVLAAKMAQRKMAKVIIAHKSQQGSAKFKEAIVDADKINDFISANRA
- the rpmB gene encoding 50S ribosomal protein L28, which codes for MSRRDDITGSKAMNGYRSSKANNKTKRLFHLNLQKRKFYIPEEDRWVTLKVSSKTLRTINKNGIYAVLKKNGLLNKI
- a CDS encoding SGNH/GDSL hydrolase family protein, with amino-acid sequence MLKNLAAFFLGLFAALLLAEVLLRVWSPVEIRVRGDRILLPYHAVYEFRQAEVPGLDTQIRHTKNSLGFRGPEPDALPQDVPRIITVGGSTTEGFYLSDGRDWPAVMASSLEAAGHEVWVNNAAMDGHSTIGHLVLLEDYLLSLQPDFILVKAGLNDIGRSDSHERRIRSGLRFSSPADFIRSASYYSETVATLLHLYRMYLAGDAGIRHQFLDLKQQPVLDAIDREEADRAVAWHAHYFTDAYRTRLSRFVEMSLESGITPVLITQAILAGAGTDPVTGVDLAKLLYRGGSGYQLWRVLELYNDVTREVADAYDIPLIDLAGTMEKSSEYFYDMFHFSNAGAAVAGTIIANGMSEVLTDTAALQQQSGTALP
- a CDS encoding alpha/beta hydrolase family protein, which encodes METENPTLPGNPELPSSQEELQSLAALDTGTYRYSVEDYFRKPALSAFKLSPGGTWIAYRERDEHGRRPIFVRHFETGEVRKVLDEGDELIDGYLWVTDDRLLYVQDKSGDENHQLYGINVDGTGFQALTPFDGVKVMLLNQLKEDPEHIIIQMNKENPQLFEPYKINVNTGALEKLYTNDNPMSPVMGYQFDKDGRLRALTRQENGVEYVLLYRKDEDAPFEEVVRTGWQDSFGLLGFDYTSDNPHLAYVSSNLESDTEELIRYDLATRTKTETLFRHETYDAGGLTTSRKRGFEIDFYYYTGEKDIIIPVSETFTRLHSIFTAYFQGMEFSVAGRTDDESRYLLYAGSDRNYGAYYLYDTASDSFEKIAEMMPHLNPADMAEMRPVQFKSRDGLTLHGYLTLPAEASEGKVPLIVNPHGGPYGPRDEWGFNPEAQLFASRGYATLQINYRGSGGYGKKFYLAGSKQIGRRMLDDLEDGVAFALENFSIDPQRVAIYGGSYGGLAALGSLVKTPELYCCAVDYVGVSNLFTFYESFPPYWKPFMGQLRAQWYDFEDETDQEIMKQVSPALNTEKITRPVYVVQGANDPRVNINESDQMVANLRARSFHVPYMVKYNEGHGFQHEENRIELYKTMLGFFARHLRN